One Streptococcus sp. DTU_2020_1001019_1_SI_AUS_MUR_006 DNA window includes the following coding sequences:
- a CDS encoding YitT family protein — protein sequence MLRHIKSILTIIFGAAIYAFGLTYFVVPHHLFEGGATGITLITYYLFNIPISVMNLIINIPLFILAWKIFGAKTLYSSLLGTISLSIWLAIFEKIPLSFNLEGDLVIVALVAGVLLGLGLGIIFNAGGTTGGTDIVARILNKYTNISVGKLLFALDFLILMLILIIFQDLRLVTYTLLFDFIVSRVIDLIGEGGYAGKGFMIITQKPMEVADKINEELSRGVTFISGQGYYSQKDLKIIYCIVARNEMIKMKELIHTIDPKAFITITEAHEILGEGFTFVKEETS from the coding sequence ATGCTACGGCATATCAAATCTATTTTAACTATTATATTCGGAGCTGCCATTTATGCCTTCGGACTCACGTATTTTGTTGTGCCCCACCACTTATTCGAGGGTGGAGCAACAGGAATCACCTTGATTACCTATTATCTCTTTAACATCCCTATCTCCGTGATGAACCTCATCATCAATATCCCATTATTCATTCTAGCCTGGAAAATATTTGGTGCGAAGACCCTGTACAGCAGCCTACTCGGAACCATTTCCTTATCCATTTGGTTAGCAATCTTTGAAAAGATTCCTCTCAGCTTTAATCTTGAGGGAGATCTGGTCATCGTTGCTTTAGTTGCGGGTGTTCTTTTAGGACTTGGTCTAGGTATTATCTTCAATGCTGGTGGTACCACTGGAGGGACAGATATCGTTGCTCGAATCCTGAACAAGTACACCAATATCTCCGTAGGGAAATTACTCTTTGCACTAGACTTCCTCATCTTAATGCTCATTTTAATTATCTTCCAAGACCTTCGTCTCGTTACTTATACACTTCTATTTGACTTCATCGTTTCAAGAGTTATTGACTTGATTGGTGAAGGCGGATATGCTGGAAAAGGTTTTATGATTATCACTCAAAAGCCTATGGAAGTGGCAGATAAAATCAATGAAGAGTTAAGTCGAGGTGTCACCTTCATATCTGGACAAGGTTACTACAGTCAAAAAGATTTAAAAATTATCTACTGTATCGTAGCAAGAAATGAAATGATTAAGATGAAAGAATTGATTCATACGATTGATCCTAAAGCCTTTATCACCATCACTGAAGCTCACGAAATTCTTGGAGAAGGCTTCACCTTTGTAAAAGAAGAAACTTCCTAA
- the nox gene encoding H2O-forming NADH oxidase — protein MSKIVVVGANHAGTACINTMLDNFGSENEIVVFDQNSNISFLGCGMALWIGEQIDGPEGLFYSDKEKLEAKGAKVYMNSPVLSIDYDNKVVTAEVDGKEHKESYEKLIFATGSTPILPPIEGVEIVKGNREFKATLENVQFVKLYQNAEEVINKLADKSKHLERIAVVGGGYIGVELAEAFERLGKEVVLVDIVDTVLNGYYDKDFTQLMAKNLEDHNIRLALGQTVKAIEGDGKVERLITDKESFDVDMVILAVGFRPNTALADGKIELFRNGAFLVNKKQETSLPGVFAVGDCATVYDNARKDTSYIALASNAVRTGIVGAYNACGHELEGIGVQGSNGISIYGLHMVSTGLTLEKAKAAGYNAVETGFNDLQKPEFMKHDNYEVAIKIVFDKDSREILGAQMVSRDSAISMGIHMFSLAIQEHVTIEKLALTDLFFLPHFNKPYNYITMAALTAEK, from the coding sequence ATGAGTAAAATCGTAGTCGTGGGTGCTAACCACGCTGGAACAGCTTGTATCAACACTATGTTGGACAATTTTGGAAGTGAAAATGAAATCGTTGTTTTTGACCAAAACTCAAACATTTCATTCCTAGGATGTGGAATGGCTCTTTGGATTGGTGAGCAAATCGATGGTCCAGAAGGTCTCTTCTACTCAGATAAAGAAAAATTGGAAGCAAAAGGTGCTAAAGTTTATATGAACTCACCAGTTCTTTCAATTGACTATGATAACAAAGTTGTAACTGCTGAAGTTGATGGAAAAGAACACAAAGAATCATACGAAAAATTGATCTTTGCGACTGGTTCAACTCCAATCTTGCCACCAATCGAAGGTGTTGAAATTGTGAAGGGTAACCGCGAATTCAAAGCAACTCTTGAAAATGTACAATTCGTTAAATTGTACCAAAATGCTGAAGAAGTGATCAACAAACTTGCTGACAAGAGCAAACATCTTGAACGTATCGCTGTTGTCGGTGGTGGATACATCGGTGTTGAGCTTGCTGAAGCATTCGAACGTCTTGGAAAAGAAGTTGTCCTTGTTGATATCGTAGACACAGTCTTAAACGGTTACTACGATAAAGACTTCACGCAATTGATGGCTAAGAACTTGGAAGACCACAACATCCGCTTGGCACTTGGACAAACTGTTAAAGCTATCGAAGGTGACGGTAAAGTTGAACGCTTGATCACTGACAAAGAAAGCTTTGACGTTGATATGGTTATCCTTGCAGTTGGTTTCCGTCCTAACACAGCTCTTGCTGATGGTAAGATTGAACTTTTCCGCAACGGTGCCTTCCTTGTTAACAAGAAACAAGAAACTTCACTTCCAGGGGTATTCGCTGTTGGTGACTGTGCGACTGTTTATGACAACGCTCGTAAAGACACTAGCTACATCGCTCTTGCATCAAATGCTGTACGTACTGGTATCGTAGGTGCTTACAATGCTTGTGGACATGAACTTGAAGGAATTGGTGTTCAAGGATCAAACGGTATCTCTATCTACGGTCTTCACATGGTTTCAACTGGCTTGACTCTTGAAAAAGCTAAAGCTGCAGGATACAATGCTGTCGAAACAGGCTTCAACGATCTTCAAAAACCAGAATTTATGAAACATGATAACTATGAAGTAGCAATCAAGATTGTCTTTGATAAAGACAGCCGTGAAATCCTTGGTGCTCAAATGGTATCTCGTGATTCAGCAATCAGCATGGGAATTCACATGTTCTCATTGGCTATCCAAGAACATGTTACAATTGAAAAATTGGCCTTGACAGACCTATTCTTCTTGCCACACTTCAACAAACCATATAACTACATCACAATGGCTGCACTTACAGCTGAAAAATAA
- a CDS encoding FAD:protein FMN transferase codes for MPLSSLSERLMGTTITISLVHEQADNLLRQAFDLLKELEFRFNANSIESELMEVNYQAGIAPVKVHPDLFELISLGLEHSLAPGSHLNISIGPLVQTWRIGFSDAKVASPEEISSVLPLIDPRFIKLDSIASTVFLEKKGMKIDLGCLAKGYSADKVATFLKENGVTSALINLGGNILTIGNNQARNGQPWQIGIQDPNHPRGNHLMTLSITGKSVVTSGIYERHLEIDGKDYHHIFDSETGYPIETDLASLTIISDRSVDGEIWTTRLFGQRSASIMWQIENIDGIEAILIDKDGHIACSSGI; via the coding sequence TTGCCTCTCAGTTCATTATCTGAACGGTTAATGGGAACTACGATTACTATTTCCTTGGTACATGAACAAGCGGACAATCTTCTCCGTCAAGCTTTTGATTTGCTCAAGGAACTTGAATTTCGATTTAATGCGAATAGTATCGAATCGGAATTGATGGAAGTTAACTATCAGGCAGGAATTGCCCCAGTTAAGGTCCACCCTGATCTGTTTGAACTGATTTCTTTAGGATTAGAACACAGTCTAGCTCCTGGAAGTCATCTCAATATCAGCATTGGTCCCTTGGTACAAACCTGGCGTATTGGTTTTTCCGATGCAAAAGTTGCTAGTCCGGAAGAAATTTCTTCGGTTTTACCATTGATAGATCCCCGTTTTATCAAACTTGATTCAATTGCTTCTACTGTTTTCTTAGAAAAGAAAGGAATGAAAATTGATTTAGGTTGTCTAGCGAAGGGCTATAGCGCAGATAAGGTTGCTACTTTCTTAAAAGAAAATGGTGTCACTTCTGCTCTTATCAATCTTGGAGGAAATATCCTTACCATTGGTAATAACCAAGCCAGAAATGGACAACCTTGGCAAATTGGTATTCAAGACCCTAATCATCCACGTGGTAATCACCTGATGACCTTATCTATTACTGGAAAATCTGTTGTTACATCTGGAATTTATGAACGGCATCTTGAAATTGATGGAAAGGATTATCATCACATTTTCGATAGTGAAACTGGCTATCCTATTGAAACGGATTTGGCTAGTTTAACGATTATATCTGACCGCTCAGTTGATGGTGAGATATGGACCACACGATTGTTTGGCCAACGTAGCGCTTCTATCATGTGGCAAATCGAAAATATCGATGGAATCGAAGCCATCCTTATTGATAAAGATGGACATATCGCTTGTTCATCCGGTATCTAA
- a CDS encoding NADPH-dependent FMN reductase translates to MLKLIAIVGTNSKRSTNRQLLQYMQKHFADKAEIELVEIKDLPVFNKPADKLIPAEALEIAAKIEAADGVIIGTPEYDHSIPAVLMSALAWISYGVFPLLNKPVMITGASYGTLGSSRAQLQLRQILNAPEIKANVLPDEFLLSHSLQSFDKNGDLVDLDVIKKLDAIFDDFRIFVKVTEKLRNAQELLRKDAEEFDWENL, encoded by the coding sequence ATGCTAAAACTTATTGCTATTGTAGGAACTAACTCTAAACGTTCCACAAACCGCCAACTGCTTCAATATATGCAAAAACACTTTGCTGATAAAGCAGAAATCGAATTGGTAGAAATTAAAGACCTACCAGTCTTCAACAAACCTGCAGATAAACTTATTCCTGCAGAAGCCTTGGAAATCGCTGCAAAAATCGAAGCAGCTGATGGTGTGATTATCGGTACTCCTGAATATGATCACTCAATTCCTGCCGTTCTTATGAGCGCTCTTGCTTGGATTTCTTATGGAGTATTTCCACTCCTTAACAAACCAGTGATGATCACAGGCGCTTCATACGGTACACTCGGTTCTTCACGTGCTCAATTGCAACTCCGTCAAATCTTGAATGCACCAGAAATCAAAGCAAATGTTCTCCCAGATGAGTTCTTGCTCTCTCATTCTCTTCAATCATTCGATAAGAATGGTGACTTGGTAGATCTTGATGTAATCAAGAAATTAGATGCCATCTTTGATGACTTCCGTATCTTTGTTAAAGTGACTGAAAAATTGCGTAACGCACAAGAACTTCTTCGTAAAGATGCAGAAGAATTTGACTGGGAAAATTTGTAA
- a CDS encoding NAD(P)H-dependent oxidoreductase, producing MKFVGLVGSNYDQSYNRKLLEFIRRNFKLKFELEVLEIDEVPMFNQDEKWDESFQLRLLYNKITRADGVIIATPEHNHTISASLKSVLEWLSYEVHPFENKPVMIVGASYYDQGTSRAQVHLRKILDAPGVNAYTLPGNEFLLGKAKEAFDANGNIINEGTVKFLETCLDNFVKYVGVVSKLKKPKPIEPEDLDCGKPIATTITEVDPDDPNWVEKVAEITGAVSGDTYVKLDHGILTVNQIDMFLKAMPFELTYADDNNQFLYYNNAHQDPDTMFAKRVPSQSGSRMSTVHGSLPPARMKNVEWVIGTLRNGNQEYVRTIVPGSPAGVINTHNYQAMYYPDGSYAGINEIVFNFQPWLDWYLKETGQRLVGGSGPFAPAGGHGDADATSGASDSADGGHGDADATSGASN from the coding sequence ATGAAATTTGTTGGACTTGTTGGATCAAACTACGACCAATCATATAACCGCAAACTCTTGGAATTCATCCGTCGTAACTTCAAACTGAAATTTGAATTAGAAGTTCTTGAAATCGATGAAGTTCCAATGTTTAACCAAGACGAAAAATGGGACGAAAGCTTCCAATTACGCCTTCTTTACAATAAAATTACTCGTGCTGATGGTGTGATTATTGCTACTCCTGAGCACAACCATACAATTTCTGCTTCACTCAAGTCAGTTCTTGAATGGCTTTCATATGAAGTACATCCATTCGAAAACAAACCAGTGATGATCGTGGGTGCTTCTTACTACGACCAAGGAACTTCTCGTGCTCAAGTTCACCTTCGTAAAATCCTTGACGCACCAGGGGTGAATGCCTACACATTACCAGGTAATGAATTCCTTCTTGGAAAAGCTAAAGAAGCTTTTGATGCTAACGGAAATATTATCAACGAAGGAACTGTTAAATTCCTTGAAACTTGTTTAGATAACTTTGTCAAATACGTAGGAGTCGTTTCTAAATTGAAAAAACCAAAACCAATTGAACCAGAAGACTTGGATTGTGGAAAACCAATCGCTACAACTATTACAGAAGTTGACCCTGATGATCCAAACTGGGTAGAAAAAGTCGCTGAAATCACAGGAGCTGTATCTGGTGATACATACGTTAAACTTGACCATGGTATCCTTACAGTTAACCAAATCGATATGTTCTTGAAAGCTATGCCTTTTGAGTTGACATACGCTGACGATAACAACCAATTCCTCTACTACAACAATGCTCACCAAGATCCTGATACAATGTTTGCAAAACGTGTACCATCTCAATCTGGTAGCCGTATGTCAACAGTTCACGGTTCACTTCCACCAGCACGTATGAAAAATGTTGAGTGGGTTATCGGAACTCTTAGAAACGGTAACCAAGAATACGTTCGTACAATTGTTCCAGGTTCACCTGCTGGTGTTATCAACACTCACAACTACCAAGCTATGTACTATCCTGACGGATCATATGCTGGTATCAATGAAATTGTATTTAACTTCCAACCGTGGCTTGACTGGTACTTGAAAGAAACTGGTCAACGCTTGGTAGGAGGAAGCGGTCCTTTTGCTCCTGCTGGAGGCCACGGTGACGCAGATGCTACTTCTGGTGCTTCTGACTCAGCTGACGGAGGCCATGGAGATGCGGATGCTACTTCCGGGGCAAGTAACTAA
- a CDS encoding DUF896 family protein, producing MTPEKIARINELAKKKKTEGLTAEEKVEQAKLREEYIEGYRRSVRHHIEGIKIVDEDGNDVTPEKLRQVQREKGLHGRSLDDPNS from the coding sequence ATGACACCAGAAAAAATCGCTCGTATTAATGAGCTTGCGAAAAAGAAAAAAACTGAAGGCTTGACTGCAGAAGAAAAAGTAGAACAAGCTAAACTTCGTGAGGAATATATCGAAGGCTATCGTCGTTCAGTTCGTCATCACATTGAAGGGATCAAAATCGTAGATGAAGATGGAAATGATGTGACTCCTGAAAAACTTCGTCAGGTACAACGTGAAAAGGGTTTGCACGGACGAAGTTTGGATGATCCAAATTCATAA
- the glyS gene encoding glycine--tRNA ligase subunit beta: MAKNLLVELGLEELPAYVVTPSEKQLGEKMAAFLDNNRLSYEGIQTFSTPRRLAVRVLGLADQQTDLTEDFKGPSKKIALDAEGNFSKAAQGFVRGKGLTVDDIEFREIKGEEYVYVTKHEAGKPAEEVLTGIPEVLASLSFPVSMHWANNTFEYIRPVHTLTVLLDDVALDMDFLDIHSGRVSRGHRFLGHEVEIQHADSYEEDLRKVYVIADSTERENMIREQIKAIEAAEGVQVQIDEGLLNEVLNLVEYPTAFMGNFDPKYLEVPEEVLVTSMETHQRYFVVRDLDGNLKPNFISVRNGNAEYLDNVIRGNEKVLVARLEDGEFFWREDQKLKIEDLVAKLSHVTFHEKIGSLREHMIRTGQIAILLAEKAGLSVDETVDLARAAAIYKFDLLTGMVGEFDELQGIMGEKYALLAGENAAVAQAIREHYLPDSADGALPESKVGAILALADKLDTLLSFFSVGLIPSGSNDPYALRRATQGIVRILEDFGWNIPMDELIASLYSLSFESLTYDNQEEVLNFIKARVDKMMGSTAKDIKEAVLASSNFVVADMIEAAEALKEASLNSDYKPAVESLSRAFNLAEKAEGSVKVDTSLFENEQEKELAQAVENLELKGSANDKLTQLFALSPVIDAFFDNTMVMAEDVDVKNNRLAILTELVNKAKTVVAFNLLNTK; this comes from the coding sequence ATGGCAAAAAATTTATTAGTAGAACTAGGACTCGAAGAGTTACCAGCCTACGTTGTCACACCAAGTGAAAAACAACTAGGTGAAAAAATGGCAGCCTTCTTGGATAATAACCGCCTTTCATACGAAGGAATTCAAACTTTTTCAACTCCACGTCGTTTGGCTGTTCGCGTACTTGGCTTGGCAGACCAACAAACGGATTTGACTGAAGATTTTAAAGGACCTTCTAAAAAAATTGCTTTGGATGCAGAAGGAAACTTTTCTAAAGCAGCGCAAGGGTTTGTCCGTGGTAAAGGCTTGACGGTAGATGATATCGAATTCCGTGAAATCAAAGGTGAAGAATATGTCTACGTAACTAAGCATGAAGCTGGAAAACCAGCTGAGGAAGTTTTGACTGGAATTCCAGAAGTATTGGCTAGCTTAAGCTTCCCAGTAAGTATGCACTGGGCAAACAATACCTTTGAATATATCCGTCCAGTCCATACGTTGACAGTTCTTTTGGATGATGTGGCACTCGATATGGATTTCTTAGATATTCATTCAGGAAGAGTTAGCCGTGGACATCGTTTCCTTGGTCACGAAGTAGAAATTCAGCATGCTGACAGCTATGAAGAAGACCTGCGCAAAGTTTATGTTATTGCAGATAGCACTGAACGCGAAAATATGATTCGTGAGCAAATTAAGGCTATTGAAGCTGCAGAAGGTGTTCAGGTACAAATTGATGAAGGACTCTTGAATGAAGTTCTGAATTTGGTTGAATATCCAACTGCCTTCATGGGGAATTTTGATCCTAAGTACCTAGAGGTTCCAGAAGAAGTCTTGGTCACTTCAATGGAAACTCATCAACGTTACTTTGTAGTACGTGACCTTGATGGAAATCTAAAACCAAACTTTATTTCTGTTCGTAACGGAAATGCAGAGTATTTGGATAATGTCATCCGAGGAAATGAGAAAGTCTTGGTGGCGCGCCTTGAAGATGGTGAATTTTTCTGGCGTGAAGACCAAAAATTGAAGATTGAAGATCTTGTAGCTAAATTATCACACGTAACCTTCCATGAAAAGATTGGTTCATTACGTGAACACATGATTCGTACCGGGCAAATTGCTATCCTTTTGGCAGAAAAAGCAGGCTTATCGGTAGATGAAACTGTTGACCTTGCTCGTGCTGCAGCCATTTATAAGTTTGACCTCTTGACTGGTATGGTTGGTGAATTTGATGAGCTTCAAGGGATCATGGGTGAGAAATATGCCCTTCTCGCTGGTGAGAATGCAGCAGTAGCACAAGCTATTCGTGAACACTACCTTCCAGATTCTGCAGATGGTGCTCTTCCTGAGTCTAAAGTCGGAGCTATCCTTGCACTAGCTGATAAATTGGATACTCTCTTGTCCTTCTTCTCTGTTGGCTTGATTCCATCTGGTTCAAATGACCCTTATGCTCTTCGTCGAGCAACACAAGGGATTGTCCGTATCTTGGAAGACTTTGGCTGGAATATTCCAATGGACGAATTGATTGCTAGCCTGTATTCCCTATCATTTGAAAGTCTAACTTACGATAATCAAGAAGAAGTGCTTAACTTCATCAAAGCTCGTGTTGATAAGATGATGGGGTCTACTGCAAAAGATATTAAGGAAGCTGTTCTAGCAAGCTCAAACTTTGTTGTTGCAGATATGATTGAAGCAGCAGAAGCACTGAAAGAAGCATCTCTAAATAGTGACTACAAACCAGCTGTTGAATCCTTATCTCGTGCCTTTAACCTAGCGGAAAAAGCAGAAGGTTCAGTCAAAGTTGATACTAGTCTCTTTGAAAATGAACAAGAAAAAGAACTAGCTCAAGCAGTCGAAAATCTTGAATTGAAAGGTTCAGCTAACGATAAATTAACGCAACTATTTGCTCTTAGTCCTGTTATTGATGCATTCTTTGACAATACAATGGTTATGGCAGAGGATGTTGATGTTAAGAATAATCGCCTAGCTATTCTAACTGAACTTGTGAATAAAGCAAAAACTGTCGTTGCTTTTAATCTTCTTAATACAAAATAG
- the glyQ gene encoding glycine--tRNA ligase subunit alpha, with product MSKKLTFQEIILTLQQYWNDQGCMLMQAYDNEKGAGTMSPYTFLRAIGPEPWNAAYVEPSRRPADGRYGENPNRLYQHHQFQVVMKPSPSNIQELYLESLEKLGINPLEHDIRFVEDNWENPSTGSAGLGWEVWLDGMEITQFTYFQQVGGLATGPVTAEVTYGLERLASYIQEVDSVYDIEWAPGVKYGEIFLQPEYEHSKYSFEVSDQDMLLENFEKFEKEAERALELGLVHPAYDYVLKCSHTFNLLDARGAVSVTERAGYIARIRNLARVVAKTFVAERKKLGYPLLDEATRAQLLAEEE from the coding sequence ATGTCCAAAAAATTGACTTTCCAGGAAATTATCCTTACTTTGCAACAATACTGGAATGACCAGGGTTGTATGCTCATGCAGGCTTATGATAATGAAAAAGGTGCGGGAACTATGAGTCCTTACACTTTCCTTCGTGCTATTGGTCCTGAGCCATGGAATGCGGCTTATGTAGAGCCTTCTCGTCGTCCAGCAGATGGTCGTTACGGGGAAAATCCAAACCGTCTCTACCAACACCATCAATTCCAAGTGGTCATGAAACCATCACCTTCAAACATCCAAGAGCTCTACCTTGAGTCATTGGAAAAATTGGGAATCAATCCATTGGAACACGATATTCGTTTCGTTGAAGATAACTGGGAAAACCCATCAACTGGTTCAGCAGGTCTTGGTTGGGAAGTTTGGCTTGACGGTATGGAAATCACTCAGTTCACTTACTTCCAACAAGTCGGTGGCTTGGCAACTGGTCCTGTTACAGCTGAAGTTACTTATGGTTTAGAGCGTTTAGCTTCTTATATTCAGGAAGTAGACTCAGTTTACGATATCGAGTGGGCTCCTGGTGTTAAATACGGTGAAATCTTCCTTCAACCAGAATACGAACACTCAAAATACAGCTTTGAAGTTTCTGATCAAGATATGCTTCTTGAAAACTTTGAGAAATTCGAAAAAGAAGCAGAACGTGCTTTGGAATTGGGACTTGTACACCCTGCCTATGACTACGTTTTGAAATGTTCACACACTTTCAACTTGCTTGATGCTCGTGGAGCAGTATCCGTAACAGAACGTGCTGGTTATATCGCTCGTATTCGTAACTTAGCCCGTGTCGTAGCTAAGACATTCGTAGCTGAACGCAAGAAACTTGGTTACCCACTTCTTGACGAAGCTACACGCGCTCAACTCCTAGCAGAAGAGGAATAA
- a CDS encoding immunity 70 family protein, whose translation MSVGLMVGYNWWTVGEGSFFNSLFSTIYVQLENNDWGSKYPVIMNKLYFGDIPLEDIESGIAELLSIQEELKKFPPHDIIWDFEDLSVTPPWGNHIASHITNLSQYFITSSGSDLFEVMLTCFRFALEEGKNVVVKSI comes from the coding sequence ATGTCTGTAGGCTTAATGGTAGGTTATAATTGGTGGACAGTAGGAGAAGGGAGCTTTTTTAATTCATTATTTTCGACTATATATGTTCAGTTAGAGAATAATGACTGGGGAAGTAAGTACCCCGTTATCATGAATAAACTTTATTTTGGCGATATTCCTTTGGAAGATATTGAGAGTGGAATAGCAGAGTTGTTATCTATTCAAGAAGAGTTGAAAAAATTTCCACCTCACGACATCATATGGGATTTTGAAGATTTGTCAGTCACTCCTCCTTGGGGTAATCATATTGCTTCTCATATCACAAATTTATCTCAATATTTCATAACTAGTTCAGGAAGTGATTTATTTGAAGTTATGTTGACTTGTTTTAGATTTGCACTCGAGGAAGGTAAAAATGTAGTTGTAAAAAGTATCTGA
- a CDS encoding IS5 family transposase (programmed frameshift), which produces MNYEVSKPLTDARFKRLVGVQRTTFEEMLAVLKTAYQRKHAKGGRTPKLSLEDLLMATLQYMREYRTYEQIAADFGIHESNLIRRSQWVESTLIQSGFTISKTHLSAEDTVIVDATEVKINRPKKQLANYSGKKKCHAMKAQAIVTSQGRIVSLDIAVNYCHDMKLFKMSRRNIGQAGKILADSGYQGLMKMYSQAQTPRKSSKLKPLTLEDKSYNHALSKERIKVENIFAKVKTFKIFSTTYRNRRKRFGLRMNLITGIINRELGF; this is translated from the exons ATGAATTATGAAGTAAGTAAACCATTAACTGATGCACGCTTTAAACGCCTTGTTGGTGTTCAGCGCACTACTTTTGAAGAGATGTTAGCCGTATTAAAAACAGCTTATCAACGTAAACACGCAAAAGGTGGACGGACCCCTAAGTTAAGCTTAGAAGATCTCCTCATGGCTACTCTTCAATACATGCGCGAATACCGTACTTATGAACAAATTGCGGCTGATTTTGGCATTCACGAAAGCAACTTAATTCGTCGGAGTCAATGGGTTGAATCAACTCTTATTCAAAGTGGCTTTACGATTTCAAAAACTCATCTTAGTGCTGAGGATACGGTGATTGTGGATGCAACAGAGGTAAAAATAAATCGTCCTAAAAAA CAACTAGCCAATTATTCTGGTAAAAAGAAATGCCATGCTATGAAGGCTCAAGCGATTGTCACAAGCCAAGGGAGAATTGTTTCTTTGGATATTGCAGTGAACTATTGCCACGATATGAAATTGTTCAAAATGAGTCGCAGAAATATCGGACAAGCTGGTAAAATCTTGGCTGACAGTGGTTATCAAGGACTCATGAAGATGTATTCACAAGCGCAAACTCCGAGGAAATCAAGCAAACTTAAGCCACTAACTCTTGAAGATAAATCCTATAACCATGCGCTATCTAAAGAGAGAATCAAGGTTGAGAATATTTTTGCCAAAGTAAAAACGTTTAAAATATTTTCAACAACCTATCGAAATCGACGCAAACGGTTTGGATTACGAATGAATTTGATTACTGGCATTATCAATCGTGAACTAGGATTCTAG
- a CDS encoding SMI1/KNR4 family protein yields MIDELKKKIASTDGVGFGPFGEGISDEWITKAEERLHFIFPESYKWWLKNYMGGEIYGEEIFSIYGLDFDRVVGGDIVYINELNREEGFSNSEQLVICEGEDGMFYFQKQESLTDELAVFRDGEYYASDFIEFLIKRIDG; encoded by the coding sequence ATGATTGATGAATTAAAAAAGAAGATTGCTTCTACTGATGGTGTGGGCTTTGGACCATTTGGAGAGGGGATTTCTGATGAATGGATTACAAAAGCTGAGGAAAGATTACATTTTATTTTTCCTGAAAGCTATAAATGGTGGCTAAAAAACTATATGGGTGGAGAAATTTATGGAGAAGAAATATTCAGTATCTATGGATTAGATTTTGATAGAGTTGTAGGCGGGGATATCGTATACATAAATGAACTGAACCGAGAAGAAGGGTTTAGTAATTCTGAACAATTAGTCATCTGTGAAGGGGAAGATGGCATGTTTTATTTTCAAAAACAGGAAAGTTTGACCGATGAGTTAGCAGTTTTTAGAGATGGAGAATACTATGCTAGCGATTTTATTGAATTTCTCATAAAAAGAATAGACGGCTAG
- a CDS encoding barstar family protein produces the protein MNVYRRITKLEKNYLMVKCLNDFNLNIDGKKVQSERDAIEILAKSFNIDDLQDGNWDALSDRLQRSNYIHPERINIFINNSRDLFIKDERSKNIFLEILSDTVSWWEEDVERYIVDGKRKTFNVYLLD, from the coding sequence GTGAATGTTTATAGAAGAATAACAAAGTTAGAGAAAAACTATTTAATGGTTAAGTGCTTGAATGATTTCAATCTAAATATTGATGGAAAAAAAGTACAAAGTGAAAGAGATGCGATAGAGATATTAGCCAAAAGTTTTAATATTGATGATCTCCAAGATGGTAATTGGGATGCATTATCTGATCGACTCCAGCGTTCTAATTATATACATCCAGAGAGGATTAATATTTTTATAAACAATTCAAGAGATCTTTTTATCAAGGATGAAAGGTCTAAAAATATATTTTTAGAAATATTATCTGATACAGTTTCATGGTGGGAAGAAGATGTTGAAAGATACATAGTTGATGGAAAAAGAAAAACATTCAATGTATATCTGCTAGATTAA